GGGCCACGATCGAGGTGCCGGCGGGCAGGCTCAGGGAAGCCCGCCGCTGGACCCGGGCGCGGTCGGAGAAGACGGTGACGGCAGAGACGGGAGCGTCGAGGCTGCGGGCCGAGGCCTCCAGCTCCGGGCCCGCGGAGACGGCGGGCACGCTCGCCGCGACGAGCAGCAAGGGAAGTAGGTGCATCTCGGGAGATCCTCCGTGAGAATGAGCCGGTGCCCCCTTCTACGAAGACCCCGGCCCGGGGATCTAAACCCATTTCGGTCCCGACCCCCAGCCTCGGTGGGGCTCTTCTCGTGGGGCTCCTCCTCGCCTGCTCCCGCCCGACGGCGGCAGAAGCGCCGTCCCCGTCCACAGCCTCGCCGTCGGCCTCCGCCTCAACCTCCGCCTCAGCGGCCTCTCCCCTGCCCGCGCCACCATCGCCGGAGTTCGCTTCCGAAATTCGAGCCCTGACAGAGGCCGAGAAGCAGGCCATGAGGGGCGTCTCCTGGCACGAAGGCTGTCCCCTCCCCCTGGAGCAGCTCGCCCGCCTCGAGCTCTCCCACCACGGCTTCGACGGGGAGCCCCACACCGGCGTCCTGGTGGTCGACGCCGCCGAGGCGCAGCGGGTGGAGGGGATCTTCCGGGCCCTCTTCGAGGCCCGCTTCCCCATCCGCCGGATGGAGCCCATCGAGGCCTTCGGCGGGGACGACGACGCCAGCATGGCCGCCGACAACACCTCCGCCTTCAACTGCCGGCCGGTGGCCGGGAAGAAGACCTTCTCCCAGCACGCCTGGGGCCGGGCGATCGACCTGAACCCCCGCGAGAACCCCTACGTCCGGGGCGAGGACGTGCAGCCCCCCCGAGGGCGCGCCTTCCTGGATCGGGCGGCCGACCTGCCGGGCCTGCTGCGGGAGGGCGGCCCGGCGGTGCGAGCCTTCG
The DNA window shown above is from Deltaproteobacteria bacterium and carries:
- a CDS encoding M15 family metallopeptidase codes for the protein MRGVSWHEGCPLPLEQLARLELSHHGFDGEPHTGVLVVDAAEAQRVEGIFRALFEARFPIRRMEPIEAFGGDDDASMAADNTSAFNCRPVAGKKTFSQHAWGRAIDLNPRENPYVRGEDVQPPRGRAFLDRAADLPGLLREGGPAVRAFESAGWKWGGRWRRSKDYQHFSVNGR